One segment of Falco rusticolus isolate bFalRus1 chromosome 3, bFalRus1.pri, whole genome shotgun sequence DNA contains the following:
- the LOC119144435 gene encoding LOW QUALITY PROTEIN: discoidin, CUB and LCCL domain-containing protein 1-like (The sequence of the model RefSeq protein was modified relative to this genomic sequence to represent the inferred CDS: deleted 1 base in 1 codon): MRAGSGRGVLALALLRRCLLLGPLALRPSAGQDGDGCGHTLLTPHSGTLSSKNYPGTYPNHTACRWRLRAPPGTSLLLAFGDVDLEPSERCTRSSLLLADPQAGTAYGPYCRNAGPTTPLLLTNSSTVTVLFNSTSHRSGRGLLLSYATSQHPDLVSCLVRGTHYTQEHVSVYCPAGCKDIDGDIWGNPSQGYRDTSVLCKAAVHAGVIADELGGQVTLSREKGITLYESAFANGLHSKRGSLSEKRLIFHKACSDALEVAAFNASSWWHEVDALGQDRAWVATRAALDTTGHSWAAEPSTEAAWLELDLGTRRKVTGIITTGSSKQHNYYVTSYRVSSSRDGKNWRPYRGSSGQDDKVFEGNIDSHGEVSNAFIPPIVARYVRVMPQSWHQRVALKVALVGCQLARVRAPRPYVPSIPKEVPVPTSHPGSHTPIPGIALDPEKAGSMLLVMLLVGGFVLLCSSLLLLAFLCRRKRKPAAELNCGITKGHPKLESSQVCSLQSLPPPSSALASFPTAAAPGDLSRTHSPEYAEPDLLQQSPGSPPGPSTFKPPPDEGYALPLVLSHYAVPGQRHEYAEPLPPEPEYATPFGEPDPAGPARYHAPPPRPASPGALPHVYHEAL; this comes from the exons atGCGGGCAGGCAGCGGGCGGGGGGTGCTGGCGCTGGCGCTTCTCCGCCGCTGCCTCCTGCTGGGCCCGCTGGCGCTGCGCCCGAGCGCCGGACAGGACG GGGACGGCTGTGGCCACACGCTGCTGACACCCCACAGTGGTACCCTCAGCTCCAAGAACTACCCGGGCACCTACCCCAACCATACCGCCTGCCGCTGGCGCCTGCGTGCCCCCCCGGGCACCTCCCTCCTCCTGGCCTTCGGGGACGTGGACCTGGAGCCCTCCGAGCGCTGCACTCGCAGCTCCTTGCTGCTCGCCGACCCCCAGGCTGGCACTGCCTATG GGCCCTACTGCAGGAACGCCGGCCCCACCACCCCGCTCCTGCTGACCAACTCCAGCACCGTGACCGTCCTCTTCAACAGCACCAGCCACCGCTCGGGACGGGGCCTCCTCCTGTCCTACGCCACCTCGCAGCACCCAG ACTTAGTGTCCTGCCTGGTCCGAGGCACCCACTACACCCAGGAGCACGTCAG CGTGTACTGCCCTGCGGGCTGCAAGGACATCGATGGGGACATCTGGGGCAACCCCAGCCAGGGCTACCGGGAT ACCTCGGTGCTGTGCAAGGCGGCCGTGCACGCCGGGGTGATTGCGGACGAGCTGGGCGGGCAGGTCACCCTGTCCCGGGAGAAGGGGATCACGCTCTACGAGTCGGCCTTCGCCAACGGGCTCCACTCCAAAAG GGGCTCCCTCTCCGAGAAGCGGCTCATATTCCACAAAG CCTGCAGTGATGCGCTGGAGGTGGCCGCCTTCAACGCCTCGTCCTGGTGGCACGAGGTGGATGCGCTGGGCCAGGACCGAGCCTGGGTGGCCACCCGGGCAGCACTGGACACCACCGGCCACTCCTGGGCAGCCGAACCCAGCACCGAGGCTGCCTGGCTGGAGCTGGACCTGGGCACCCGCAGGAAAGTCACAG GCATCATCACAACGGGCTCCTCCAAGCAGCACAACTACTACGTCACGTCCTACCGTGTCTCCTCCAGCCGTGACGGCAAGAACTGGAGACCCTACAGAGGCAGCAGTGGCCAGGATGACAAG GTCTTTGAGGGCAACATCGACAGCCATGGGGAGGTCTCCAATGCCTTCATACCCCCCATCGTCGCCCGCTATGTCCGTGTCATGCCACAGAGCTGGCACCAGCGCGTGGCCTTGAAGGTGGCCCTGGTGGGCTGCCAGCTGGCACGGGTCCGTGCGCCCCGGCCCTACG TGCCCAGCATCCCCAAGGaggtccctgtccccaccagcCACCCGGGCAGCCACACACCCATCCCCGGCATTGCCCTGGACCCGGAGAAGGCAG gctccatgctgctggtgatgctgctCGTCGGTGGCTTCgtgctcctctgctccagcctcctgctgctggccttcCTCTGCCGCAGGAAGAG AAAGCcggcagcagagctgaactgCGGGATCACGAAAG GGCACCCCAAACTGGAGTCAAGCCAGGTGTGCTCGCTGCAGAGCCTGCCGCCC CCCAGCTCCGCGCTGGCCTCCTTCCCCACGGCAGCTGCGCCGGGGGACCTGAGCCGGACCCACTCACCAG AGTACGCCGAGCCggacctgctgcagcagagccccgGCAGCCCGCCGGGCCCCTCCACCTTCAAGCCGCCGCCGGACGAGGGCTACGCGCTGCCGCTGGTGCTCAGCCACTACGCCGTGCCGGGGCAGCGGCACGAATACGCCGAGCCGCTGCCGCCGGAGCCCGAGTACGCCACCCCCTTCGGCGAGCCCGACCCGGCGGGCCCCGCCCGCTACCACGCCCCCCCACCGCGCCCCGCCTCACCGGGCGCGCTCCCGCACGTCTATCACGAAGCTTTGTGa
- the GMEB1 gene encoding glucocorticoid modulatory element-binding protein 1 isoform X1, with amino-acid sequence MANAEVSVPVGDVVVVPSDGNEGENPEDTKTQVILQLQPVQQGIYQEGSEASTAVVAVETHTIHKLEEGIDPSTIETNEEIEIAYPITCGESKAILLWKKFVCPGINVKCVKFNDQLISPKHFVHLAGKSTLKDWKRAIRLGGIMLRKMMDSGQIDFYQHDKVCTNTCRSTKFDLLISSARAPVPGQQSVVQTPTSADGSITQIALSEESMEEGIEWNSALTAAVTMATEEGMKKDTDEISEDTLMFWKGIADVGLMEEVVCNIQKEIEEVLRGVQQRLGQSPFQMTDAAVLNNVAHTFGLMDTVKKVLDNRKNQTEQGEEQFLYTLADLERQLEEQKKLAKDQKAKSQTIQNVVLMPVSAPKPPKRPRLQRPASATVLSPSTPIQQPQFTVISPITIAPVGQQFSVGNIPVATISQGSSPVTVHTLPSGSQLFRYATVVSSSKTSSSDTVTLHPSSSLALLSSAAMQDSGALANVAAVVNPVELVAMESGLTSTIQAVEGTSDDGQTIIEIDPAPDPEADTDESEGKAVILETELRTEEKVVGDVEDHQHQVHNVEIVVLED; translated from the exons ATGGCGAATGCCGAAGTGAGCGTCCctgtgggtgatgtggtggttgTACCAAGTGACGGAAACGAAGGGGAGAACCCGGAGGATACCAAAACCCAAGTgatcctgcagctccagccgGTGCAGCAGGG GATTTACCAAGAGGGCTCCGAGGCCAGCACCGCCGTAGTGGCCGTCGAAACCCACACCATCCACAAGCTAGAAGAAGGGATCG ACCCCAGCACCATTGAAACCAACGAGGAAATTGAAATCGCCTATCCCATCACCTGTGGGGAGAGCAAAGCCATCCTGCTCTGGAAGAAGTTTGTCTGTCCAGGAATTAATGTCAAGTGTGTAAAG TTCAATGACCAACTGATCAGCCCGAAGCATTTTGTTCACCTGGCTGGGAAATCTACCCTAAAGGACTGGAAGAGAGCCATCCGCCTCGGAGGAATCATGCTGAG GAAGATGATGGACTCGGGACAAATTGACTTCTACCAGCATGACAAAGTTTGCACCAACACCTGTCGAAGCACCAAGTTCGATCTCCTGATCAGCAGTGCCAGAGCACCGGTGCCGGGGCAGCAGAGCGTGGTGCAGACTCCTACATCAGCCGACG GGAGCATCACCCAGATCGCGCTGTCGGAGGAGAGCATGGAGGAGGGGATCGAGTGGAACTCGGCTCTAACGGCTGCCGTCACCATGGCCACTGAGGAAGGCATGAAAAAGGACACGGATGAGATCTCGG AGGACACGCTGATGTTCTGGAAAGGCATAGCTGATGTGGGGCTGATGGAAGAGGTTGTGTGCAACATCCAGAAGGAGATAGAAGAAGTCCTAAGAGGCGTCCAGCAGAGATTGGGTCAGTCTCCATTCCAGATGACAG ATGCTGCGGTCTTGAACAACGTTGCTCACACATTTGGCCTAATGGACACGGTCAAGAAGGTTCTGGACAACAGGAAAAACCAGACAGAGCAAGGAGAGGAACAGTTTCTTTACACACTGGCAG ACCTGGAGCGgcagctggaagagcagaagaaacttGCCAAGGACCAGAAGGCGAAGTCCCAAACCATCCAGAACGTGGTGCTGATGCCCGTCAGCGCTCCCAAGCCCCCCAAGAGACCCCGCCTGCAGCGCCCAGCCTCCGCCACCGTCCTCAGCCCCTCCACCCCCATCCAGCAGCCGCAGTTCACGGTCATCTCGCCCATCACTATCGCGCCTGTTGGACAACAGTTCTCCGTGGGCAACATCCCGGTGGCGACCATTAGCCAAGGCTCCAGCCCGGTGACTGTTCATACCTTGCCGTCTGGCTCCCAGCTCTTCCGATACGCCACCGTGGTGTCCTCCTCCAAGACCAGCTCCTCCGACACGGTCACCCTCCACCCGTcctccagcctggcactgctgaGCTCGGCGGCCATGCAGGACAGCGGCGCCCTGGCCAACGTGGCGGCCGTCGTCAACCCTGTGGAACTGGTGGCCATGGAGTCCGGCCTCACTTCCACCATCCAAGCCGTGGAGGGCACCTCAGACGACGGGCAGACCATCATAGAGATCGACCCGGCGCCAGATCCTGAAGCGGACACAGACGAGTCGGAGGGGAAAGCTGTGATCCTGGAGACAGAGCTGAGGACTGAGGAGAAAGTGGTGGGAGATGTGGAGGACCATCAGCACCAGGTCCATAACGTGGAGATTGTGGTCTTGGAGGACTAG
- the GMEB1 gene encoding glucocorticoid modulatory element-binding protein 1 isoform X2 yields the protein MNDPSTIETNEEIEIAYPITCGESKAILLWKKFVCPGINVKCVKFNDQLISPKHFVHLAGKSTLKDWKRAIRLGGIMLRKMMDSGQIDFYQHDKVCTNTCRSTKFDLLISSARAPVPGQQSVVQTPTSADGSITQIALSEESMEEGIEWNSALTAAVTMATEEGMKKDTDEISEDTLMFWKGIADVGLMEEVVCNIQKEIEEVLRGVQQRLGQSPFQMTDAAVLNNVAHTFGLMDTVKKVLDNRKNQTEQGEEQFLYTLADLERQLEEQKKLAKDQKAKSQTIQNVVLMPVSAPKPPKRPRLQRPASATVLSPSTPIQQPQFTVISPITIAPVGQQFSVGNIPVATISQGSSPVTVHTLPSGSQLFRYATVVSSSKTSSSDTVTLHPSSSLALLSSAAMQDSGALANVAAVVNPVELVAMESGLTSTIQAVEGTSDDGQTIIEIDPAPDPEADTDESEGKAVILETELRTEEKVVGDVEDHQHQVHNVEIVVLED from the exons ATGAATG ACCCCAGCACCATTGAAACCAACGAGGAAATTGAAATCGCCTATCCCATCACCTGTGGGGAGAGCAAAGCCATCCTGCTCTGGAAGAAGTTTGTCTGTCCAGGAATTAATGTCAAGTGTGTAAAG TTCAATGACCAACTGATCAGCCCGAAGCATTTTGTTCACCTGGCTGGGAAATCTACCCTAAAGGACTGGAAGAGAGCCATCCGCCTCGGAGGAATCATGCTGAG GAAGATGATGGACTCGGGACAAATTGACTTCTACCAGCATGACAAAGTTTGCACCAACACCTGTCGAAGCACCAAGTTCGATCTCCTGATCAGCAGTGCCAGAGCACCGGTGCCGGGGCAGCAGAGCGTGGTGCAGACTCCTACATCAGCCGACG GGAGCATCACCCAGATCGCGCTGTCGGAGGAGAGCATGGAGGAGGGGATCGAGTGGAACTCGGCTCTAACGGCTGCCGTCACCATGGCCACTGAGGAAGGCATGAAAAAGGACACGGATGAGATCTCGG AGGACACGCTGATGTTCTGGAAAGGCATAGCTGATGTGGGGCTGATGGAAGAGGTTGTGTGCAACATCCAGAAGGAGATAGAAGAAGTCCTAAGAGGCGTCCAGCAGAGATTGGGTCAGTCTCCATTCCAGATGACAG ATGCTGCGGTCTTGAACAACGTTGCTCACACATTTGGCCTAATGGACACGGTCAAGAAGGTTCTGGACAACAGGAAAAACCAGACAGAGCAAGGAGAGGAACAGTTTCTTTACACACTGGCAG ACCTGGAGCGgcagctggaagagcagaagaaacttGCCAAGGACCAGAAGGCGAAGTCCCAAACCATCCAGAACGTGGTGCTGATGCCCGTCAGCGCTCCCAAGCCCCCCAAGAGACCCCGCCTGCAGCGCCCAGCCTCCGCCACCGTCCTCAGCCCCTCCACCCCCATCCAGCAGCCGCAGTTCACGGTCATCTCGCCCATCACTATCGCGCCTGTTGGACAACAGTTCTCCGTGGGCAACATCCCGGTGGCGACCATTAGCCAAGGCTCCAGCCCGGTGACTGTTCATACCTTGCCGTCTGGCTCCCAGCTCTTCCGATACGCCACCGTGGTGTCCTCCTCCAAGACCAGCTCCTCCGACACGGTCACCCTCCACCCGTcctccagcctggcactgctgaGCTCGGCGGCCATGCAGGACAGCGGCGCCCTGGCCAACGTGGCGGCCGTCGTCAACCCTGTGGAACTGGTGGCCATGGAGTCCGGCCTCACTTCCACCATCCAAGCCGTGGAGGGCACCTCAGACGACGGGCAGACCATCATAGAGATCGACCCGGCGCCAGATCCTGAAGCGGACACAGACGAGTCGGAGGGGAAAGCTGTGATCCTGGAGACAGAGCTGAGGACTGAGGAGAAAGTGGTGGGAGATGTGGAGGACCATCAGCACCAGGTCCATAACGTGGAGATTGTGGTCTTGGAGGACTAG